The Christiangramia flava JLT2011 region TCTTAAATTCTATTATTACTAGAACGGAAGATCATCGTAATCTTCTTCATTCAAATCATTTGCAGGCTCGAACTGGTCTGGGGGTGGCACATTTTGTCCTCCCGGTTGCTGAGCAGCCAGGTTCTCAATTCTCCAACCCTGGATCGAATTGAAATACTTAGTTTCACCCTGTGGGCTTACCCATTCTCTACCGCGCAGGTTAATCCCGATCTTTACCGGTTGCCCAACCTGAAACGTGTCTAAAAGACTGCATTTATCCTGTACGAACTCGATCATTAAATGTTGCGGGTACTGCTCCTCAGTGGTTACCACCACTTCGCGCTTTTGAAACCCGTTATTTCCAAATGATTTAGTGTCGCCAATAAGCTTGATTTTCCCTTGTACTTCCATATTTCCTATTTTGCTAATAATATTTTCCAGGCGCTTTTCGGCTCATTCCGGTCCAGGTAAACCTGCGCCATTTTATGTATTTTTTCGGTGTTCCCTTCGGAAATGATTTCGGCTGCTTCCGGGTTCGCTGCTAAAAACTGCTGAATAGCTGCTTCCTTCGGAAGGCTCTCCACATTTCCTAATTTTCCGTAGTCATTACCGGTAAGAACCTTGCTTTTCCTGATCTCTTCCGGAATCTGATCCACCCCGATCCCCAGTGTTGACAATGGCTTCGGAACTTCAAACATCCCCAGGTTTGCCCGGGTGTACCAGTTCCCGCCCATTCTTGCAACCTGGTCTATTTTATGCTGATCAATATAACCGTTTTCATCGAGAATTTCTTCTTTGATATGCATTTTCAGCACATGGCAAATCACGAGGTTTCCGGCACCACCTTCCTGCCCGGTTTCCATCACTTCGTGCACTTTGCATTCCATTTGCACCGGGGATTCTGCAACTCTGAAAGGCTTTACCAAATCTGACTTCAACGGAGTGAGTCCCGCTTTTTCAAACTCATTCACACCTTCGTCATATTCAGTACTGGAAAGAGACATCTGTTGAACGATATCATAATTCACAATATTGATCACTACCTCATCTATTTTCTTGGTATTCTCGTAAGTATGTTTGGTGGTATTATCCCTTCCGCGGCGAGCCGGAGAAAAGATCAGCACCGGCGGATTGGAACCAAAAACGTTAAAAAAACTGAACGGCGAAAGGTTCGGCCTGCCCTGTTCGTCTATGGTACTGGCAAACGCAATAGGCCTGGGCCCAACGGCTCCCAACAGGTACTGGTGCAATTTACCAACGCTTACATCTTTTGGTTCAATCGTGAGCATAGATTCGTTTTTCGCAAAGGTAAAGAATTGCTTAGGGAATATAAAGCCGCGCCTTACAATAAAAATTGCTTTAAAACGCTTATATTTAATTGAAGAATCGTATCAAGAAATTCATGAATCTACCCGACGAACGCAGCTTTAACCGCTGGTTTATCATTTTCTCCTGTCTTGTCGTGATCACCCTGGTTCTCTGGAATACCAGTATTTTTTTCCAGAGACTGAAGGAAGACGAGCGCTCGAAAATGAACATCTGGGCCGAAGCCTACCAGGGAATAGATTCCGCTTCAGACGATGCACACCTGGAACTCATCCTCGAAATTCTCAATAACAACACCACCATCCCTATCATCTATGTGAACGAGGAAGGCGATATTGCCGATACTTCAAACATCGAAGCTGAAATTACCGATAATGCCGAAAAGCTCGAGGAGTACCGCCTGGAACTGATGGATGAGAACGAACCGATAACGGTTGACCTTGGCGAAGGACAGGTACAGTATATTTATTACGGCAACTCCCCGGCACTCAACAAACTGAAATATTACCCAATTGGTTTAACACTAATAGGCTTTCTGTTCGTAGGCGTGGTCTACTTCTTTTACACCACGACCAAAAATAGTGAACAGAACAAGCTCTGGGCGGGGATGGCCAAGGAAACGGCACACCAGATCGGAACTCCGCTTAGCTCGCTCATTGGCTGGACTGAAATTTTGAAAGCCGAAGAAGTCAACCCATCCTTTGTGCTGGAAATGGAAAAAGATATCGAGCGTTTGAAAACCATTACCGAGCGATTTTCAAAGATCGGTTCTTCGCCAAATTTACAGGAGACCGATGTGGTTCGCGCTACCCGGGAAACATTCGAATACCTGAAAAGTCGTTCTTCCACTTTGATAGATTTCCAGATCAGGACCCCGCGCCAGCCCATTTTTGTGATGCTCAACGAGCAATTATACAGCTGGACGATCGAAAACCTGGTAAAGAACGCCATTGATGCCATGCGCGGAAAGGGCAGTCTCAGCATCGAGATCAAGCACGACCTGAAACAGGCGCATATTTATGTGACCGATTCCGGGAAGGGG contains the following coding sequences:
- a CDS encoding DUF3127 domain-containing protein — protein: MEVQGKIKLIGDTKSFGNNGFQKREVVVTTEEQYPQHLMIEFVQDKCSLLDTFQVGQPVKIGINLRGREWVSPQGETKYFNSIQGWRIENLAAQQPGGQNVPPPDQFEPANDLNEEDYDDLPF
- a CDS encoding flavin reductase family protein; this encodes MLTIEPKDVSVGKLHQYLLGAVGPRPIAFASTIDEQGRPNLSPFSFFNVFGSNPPVLIFSPARRGRDNTTKHTYENTKKIDEVVINIVNYDIVQQMSLSSTEYDEGVNEFEKAGLTPLKSDLVKPFRVAESPVQMECKVHEVMETGQEGGAGNLVICHVLKMHIKEEILDENGYIDQHKIDQVARMGGNWYTRANLGMFEVPKPLSTLGIGVDQIPEEIRKSKVLTGNDYGKLGNVESLPKEAAIQQFLAANPEAAEIISEGNTEKIHKMAQVYLDRNEPKSAWKILLAK
- a CDS encoding sensor histidine kinase, yielding MNLPDERSFNRWFIIFSCLVVITLVLWNTSIFFQRLKEDERSKMNIWAEAYQGIDSASDDAHLELILEILNNNTTIPIIYVNEEGDIADTSNIEAEITDNAEKLEEYRLELMDENEPITVDLGEGQVQYIYYGNSPALNKLKYYPIGLTLIGFLFVGVVYFFYTTTKNSEQNKLWAGMAKETAHQIGTPLSSLIGWTEILKAEEVNPSFVLEMEKDIERLKTITERFSKIGSSPNLQETDVVRATRETFEYLKSRSSTLIDFQIRTPRQPIFVMLNEQLYSWTIENLVKNAIDAMRGKGSLSIEIKHDLKQAHIYVTDSGKGIEKNRFRTIFDPGQTTKKRGWGLGLSLAKRIVEEYHNGKIKVAKSEINKGTTFQISLKKV